In Verrucomicrobiia bacterium, the following are encoded in one genomic region:
- a CDS encoding glycoside hydrolase 43 family protein, translating to MTSPAAESPTQAMNPIIHADVPDMCMVRVGDTYYMASTTMHLSPGLPIMKSRDLVNWEMASYAYETLADNDALNLQNGRNAYGAGSWAPSIRHHKGRFYASTFSNTSGRTHIYHTLDPDKGPWEEISFRPSLHDHTLFFDDDGRTYMIYGVGNLRLVELKEDLTGIKPDGINQVIITNAIAVAGATAGLAGEGSQLWKINGKYYLFNIIWPRGGMRSVIIHRADKITGPWEGRLALQDKGVAQGGLIDTPKGEWYAYLFRDYGAVGRIPYLVPVKWVDGWPVLGVDGKVPDTLPLPSSRGLIPGIVASDEFDRKPGDRPLPLVWQWNHNPDNRFWSVTARPGFLRLTTGRVDQDFLQARNSLTQRTIGPECSGSVAVDVSGMKDGDCAGLALLQRNYGLVAVKQEGGARSIVMVSVQNGPPTEQARVPLTQDTVHFKAECDFRNMRDRAWFYYSLDGKSWTRIGSELRMTYTLPHFMGYRFALFNYATKETGGHADFDYFRIRDRMTEPRQ from the coding sequence ATGACCAGCCCGGCGGCGGAGTCACCCACGCAGGCGATGAATCCCATCATCCATGCGGATGTGCCGGATATGTGCATGGTCCGGGTGGGCGACACTTATTACATGGCCAGCACCACCATGCACCTCAGTCCCGGCCTGCCCATTATGAAATCCAGGGATTTGGTGAACTGGGAAATGGCCAGTTACGCCTACGAGACCCTGGCGGACAATGACGCGCTCAACCTGCAAAACGGGCGCAACGCCTATGGCGCCGGCTCGTGGGCGCCGAGTATTCGCCATCACAAGGGCCGGTTCTATGCCTCCACTTTTTCCAACACCTCCGGTCGCACCCATATTTACCACACCCTGGACCCGGATAAGGGGCCGTGGGAGGAGATTTCGTTTCGTCCCTCGTTGCATGATCACACGCTGTTTTTCGATGACGATGGGCGTACCTACATGATTTACGGCGTGGGCAATCTGCGCCTGGTGGAACTGAAAGAGGACCTCACCGGCATCAAACCGGACGGCATCAACCAGGTCATCATCACCAATGCCATTGCGGTGGCGGGCGCCACCGCCGGCCTGGCCGGAGAAGGCTCGCAGCTCTGGAAAATCAACGGTAAATATTACCTGTTTAACATCATCTGGCCGCGCGGAGGGATGCGCTCGGTCATCATCCATCGCGCCGATAAAATCACCGGCCCTTGGGAGGGGCGCCTTGCCTTGCAGGACAAGGGCGTGGCCCAAGGCGGCCTGATTGATACGCCCAAAGGTGAGTGGTACGCCTACCTCTTCCGCGATTACGGCGCGGTGGGGCGCATCCCGTATCTCGTGCCCGTTAAATGGGTGGACGGCTGGCCGGTGTTGGGCGTGGATGGCAAAGTGCCGGATACCCTGCCCCTGCCGTCCAGCCGCGGCCTCATCCCGGGCATCGTGGCCTCCGACGAGTTTGACCGCAAGCCGGGGGATCGCCCGCTTCCCCTGGTCTGGCAGTGGAATCACAATCCCGACAACCGCTTCTGGTCCGTTACGGCGCGCCCGGGCTTTTTGCGGCTCACCACCGGGCGGGTGGACCAGGACTTTCTCCAGGCCCGCAACAGTTTAACGCAACGCACCATCGGCCCGGAGTGCTCCGGGAGCGTGGCGGTGGACGTCTCCGGCATGAAGGACGGCGACTGTGCGGGGCTGGCGTTGTTGCAACGGAATTATGGTTTGGTGGCGGTGAAACAAGAGGGGGGCGCGCGCTCGATCGTGATGGTGAGTGTGCAGAATGGCCCGCCCACCGAGCAGGCGCGCGTGCCGTTGACGCAAGACACAGTGCATTTCAAGGCCGAGTGCGATTTTCGCAACATGCGGGACCGGGCCTGGTTTTATTATAGTCTGGACGGCAAATCCTGGACGCGCATTGGCAGCGAGCTGCGGATGACCTATACCTTGCCGCATTTCATGGGGTATCGCTTTGCCTTGTTCAATTACGCCACCAAGGAAACCGGTGGGCATGCCGATTTTGATTACTTCCGCATCCGCGATCGGATGACGGAACCGCGCCAGTAA
- a CDS encoding sialate O-acetylesterase yields the protein MTLCLGLLEARAQSTNFYVFLCFGQSNMEGFPGLEAQDKGPVDERFQVLAAVDFPALGRTQGQWYPAIPPLCRPNAGLSPADYFGRTLVSNLPPHLKVGVVNVSVAGCKIELFDPDNFQSYAATAPPWMQNIIKGYSGNPYAHLVAMAKRAQQDGVIKGILLHQGESNANDQEWPRKVNAIYQRLLRDLQLRAEDVPLLAGELVPADQKGACASMNKIIQTLPQTIPTAHVISAQGCAGRADRLHFAPEGYRELGRRYAEKMLALLGYEAGRVRQKNPP from the coding sequence GTGACTCTGTGCCTGGGCCTCCTGGAAGCCCGGGCGCAGTCCACCAACTTCTACGTCTTCCTCTGCTTCGGCCAATCCAACATGGAAGGCTTTCCCGGCCTTGAGGCGCAGGACAAAGGGCCGGTGGACGAGCGTTTTCAAGTCCTGGCCGCGGTGGATTTTCCCGCGCTGGGGCGGACGCAAGGCCAATGGTATCCCGCCATTCCGCCACTCTGCCGTCCCAACGCCGGGCTGTCCCCGGCGGATTATTTTGGGCGGACTCTGGTTTCCAATCTGCCGCCCCATCTCAAGGTGGGGGTGGTCAACGTCTCGGTGGCCGGCTGCAAGATCGAACTTTTTGATCCGGACAACTTCCAGTCTTACGCGGCGACCGCCCCGCCTTGGATGCAAAACATCATCAAAGGCTACAGTGGCAACCCTTACGCCCACCTCGTGGCCATGGCCAAACGGGCGCAGCAGGACGGCGTGATCAAAGGCATCCTGCTTCACCAGGGGGAATCCAATGCCAACGACCAGGAATGGCCGCGCAAGGTCAACGCCATTTACCAGCGTTTGCTCCGGGATTTGCAACTGCGGGCCGAGGATGTGCCCCTGCTGGCGGGCGAGCTGGTGCCCGCCGATCAAAAAGGCGCGTGCGCGAGCATGAACAAAATCATCCAGACGCTCCCGCAAACCATTCCCACCGCGCATGTCATTTCCGCGCAAGGCTGCGCCGGACGCGCGGACCGGCTGCATTTTGCCCCGGAAGGTTACCGGGAGCTGGGCCGGCGTTACGCGGAAAAAATGCTTGCCCTTCTGGGATATGAGGCCGGCCGTGTCCGGCAAAAAAATCCCCCCTGA
- a CDS encoding malectin domain-containing carbohydrate-binding protein — protein MAPLLFEDLPLPPAIPIPAAAPATSAAPAPADGAKIIRIKAGQDTPFKDSAGNVWEAERGFEGGATVGRDPATAIANTKDPGLYLTEHYSMEAFSIPLPNGRYVLKLHFAETFEGITGPGQRVFSYNVHGREFKDFDIWVKAGGPNRAYVETVPVEITNGTLRITFTPKVENPEINAIEIIPEALAGDNPAAPAAAPVPAPAPAPAPAPAPVPPAGAVAPPGPMPVLQIDAGKVVGRVSPLLYGLMTEEINFSYEGGLYAELIRNRSFKAHPKDPVYWEAVGEATLALDPTQPLNEALNLSLKVDAARASAAAPAGIANGGYWGIPVRPNTTYRATFYARAESAAGPLTLALESRDGQQVFASAVVPRITGQWQKYQVLLKTKKVPVSKDNRFVIKTTQPGLIWFQHVSLFPPTYNNRPNGTRPDLMQLLADLKPKTLRFPGGNYLEGSNLAERFDWKKTIGPVEQRPGHRSPWGYWSTDGFGLLEFLEWCEDLNMEPIMGLFAGYTLDRKYIEPGPALEPYVQEALEQIEYVIGDTTTRWGAQRARDGHPKPFKLNFVEIGNEDWFDRSGSYDGRFAQFYDAIKAKYPHLKVISSIGYEHPTQIVRSRVPDLVDEHYYRSLEEMMAHALDYDRYSRTNPTKIYCGEWATRVGSPTPNMAGALGDAAWMTGMERNSDIVLMHCYAPLFVNVSQLTGPGRSMQWSSDLIGYDALTSYGSPSYYAQKMFSTLHGDEILATDSQHIPTRTWQPRPPRGGAPPPAQEIREVFFNATRNRATGEIFLKVVNVAGRPQPIQIQISGAPRIRSEGEATELAAQALTDTNSIEQPRKIVPRTQKVRGLSAQFVREFPPFSITVLKLRSR, from the coding sequence ATGGCGCCCCTGTTGTTTGAGGATTTACCCCTGCCTCCGGCCATCCCCATCCCCGCCGCCGCACCCGCAACCTCCGCGGCGCCAGCCCCGGCCGACGGCGCGAAAATCATCCGCATCAAGGCCGGCCAGGACACGCCGTTCAAGGACTCCGCCGGCAATGTGTGGGAGGCCGAGCGCGGCTTTGAGGGGGGCGCCACCGTGGGCCGCGATCCGGCCACCGCCATCGCCAACACCAAAGACCCGGGTCTCTACTTAACCGAGCATTATTCGATGGAGGCGTTTTCCATTCCCCTTCCCAACGGCCGGTACGTGTTGAAACTGCACTTTGCCGAAACTTTTGAAGGCATCACGGGGCCGGGTCAGCGCGTCTTTTCCTACAACGTGCATGGCCGCGAATTCAAGGACTTCGATATCTGGGTGAAAGCCGGGGGTCCCAACCGTGCTTATGTGGAAACGGTGCCGGTGGAAATCACCAACGGAACATTGCGGATCACTTTCACGCCCAAGGTGGAAAATCCCGAAATCAACGCGATTGAAATCATTCCCGAGGCGTTGGCGGGGGACAATCCTGCTGCGCCTGCAGCGGCGCCCGTGCCCGCTCCCGCCCCCGCACCAGCGCCCGCACCGGCGCCCGTCCCGCCGGCCGGCGCGGTTGCACCCCCAGGGCCGATGCCCGTGCTCCAGATTGATGCCGGCAAGGTGGTCGGCCGCGTCAGCCCGTTGCTATATGGTTTGATGACCGAGGAAATCAATTTTTCCTACGAAGGGGGGCTTTACGCCGAGCTGATCCGCAATCGTTCTTTCAAGGCGCACCCCAAAGATCCGGTTTACTGGGAAGCCGTGGGCGAGGCCACCTTGGCCCTGGATCCCACGCAGCCGCTCAATGAGGCCTTGAATCTGAGCCTGAAGGTGGACGCTGCCCGGGCCTCGGCCGCCGCGCCGGCAGGCATTGCCAATGGCGGATATTGGGGCATCCCCGTGCGTCCCAATACCACTTACCGGGCCACCTTTTATGCGCGGGCTGAATCAGCCGCCGGGCCGCTGACGCTTGCCCTGGAGAGCCGGGATGGCCAGCAGGTGTTTGCCTCCGCTGTGGTGCCCCGAATTACTGGTCAGTGGCAGAAGTACCAGGTCCTGCTGAAAACGAAAAAAGTGCCGGTGTCCAAGGACAACCGTTTTGTGATCAAGACCACCCAGCCCGGCCTGATCTGGTTTCAACATGTGTCGTTGTTTCCCCCCACCTACAACAACCGGCCCAATGGCACGCGACCGGACCTGATGCAGTTGCTGGCCGACTTGAAGCCCAAAACGCTGCGTTTTCCGGGCGGCAATTACCTCGAGGGCAGCAATCTGGCCGAGCGGTTTGACTGGAAAAAAACCATCGGCCCGGTGGAGCAGCGCCCGGGCCATCGCAGCCCGTGGGGCTATTGGTCCACCGACGGTTTCGGGCTGCTGGAGTTTTTGGAGTGGTGCGAGGATTTGAACATGGAGCCCATCATGGGTTTGTTCGCGGGTTACACTTTGGATCGCAAATATATCGAGCCCGGCCCGGCCCTGGAGCCTTATGTGCAGGAGGCGCTGGAACAAATCGAATACGTCATTGGCGACACCACCACTCGCTGGGGCGCGCAACGGGCCCGCGACGGGCATCCCAAGCCCTTCAAGTTGAACTTTGTGGAGATCGGCAACGAGGACTGGTTTGACCGGAGCGGCAGCTATGACGGCCGTTTTGCGCAGTTCTACGATGCCATCAAGGCGAAGTATCCCCACCTCAAAGTCATCTCCTCCATCGGTTACGAGCATCCCACCCAAATTGTCCGCAGCCGCGTGCCGGACCTGGTGGATGAACACTATTACCGCTCACTGGAGGAGATGATGGCGCATGCCCTCGATTACGACCGCTATTCCCGCACGAATCCCACCAAAATCTATTGCGGGGAGTGGGCCACGCGGGTGGGCTCCCCCACCCCCAACATGGCGGGCGCCCTGGGGGATGCCGCCTGGATGACCGGCATGGAGCGCAACTCCGACATTGTCCTGATGCACTGCTATGCGCCGCTGTTCGTGAACGTCAGCCAGCTCACCGGCCCGGGCCGCTCCATGCAGTGGAGCTCGGATTTGATCGGTTATGACGCGCTGACCAGTTATGGTTCTCCCTCCTATTACGCGCAAAAAATGTTCAGCACCTTGCATGGGGATGAAATCCTGGCCACGGATTCCCAGCACATCCCCACCCGCACCTGGCAACCGCGGCCTCCTCGCGGGGGGGCGCCCCCGCCGGCCCAGGAGATACGTGAGGTGTTTTTCAATGCCACCCGCAACCGCGCCACGGGCGAAATCTTTTTGAAGGTGGTCAATGTCGCCGGCCGGCCGCAGCCCATCCAAATCCAGATCAGTGGTGCACCGCGCATCCGGTCTGAAGGCGAGGCGACGGAACTGGCGGCCCAAGCCCTGACGGACACCAATTCCATCGAGCAGCCGCGCAAGATTGTGCCGCGCACCCAGAAGGTCCGGGGCTTAAGCGCCCAATTTGTGCGTGAGTTTCCGCCGTTTTCGATTACAGTGTTGAAATTGCGCAGCCGTTGA
- a CDS encoding alpha-N-arabinofuranosidase codes for MRFKVTFSWMAGLAGLCILAGLLQAQPVALSIKAGEAGKPISPDLIGVFFEDLNYAADGGLYAELIQNRSFEYSPTEQPDWHPLKFWEVIKRGGGDGSVTVAEMRPIHENNPHYALLTVRRPGEGVGLANDGFDGIPVQAGEGYEASFWTYQAFMGEMWGRGDNNRPMPVTLRLETRQGELLAEASFQVKGREWRRLNALLKPARTVQDARLVLLAHEAGGIALDMISLFPQKTFRNRPNGLRADLAQAVADLQPKFMRFPGGCLVHGGGVHRYYNWKETIGPVEQRRARRNLWGYHQTMGLGYFEYFQFCEDIGAKPLPVVSAGVCCQHAGSSPNRGQEGLPLEEMPAYIQDVLDLIEWANGPATSKWGAKRAAAGHPEPFGLKYLGVGNEDAITPIFKERFKMIYEAVKSKYPEMVVIGTSGPFAAGRDFDEGWAFARELKLPMVDEHYYVPPQWFWDNLARYDRYDRNGPKVYVGEYAAHDRDRRRNSLRSALAEAAGMTGFERNGDVVQFASYAPLFARRGHTQWHPDMIYFNGTQVFLTPNYYVQQLFSRNNGDRALDFAFQGARPAMMAVSAVRDSRTGHLVLKLVNGGESAVTLNIDFNGLPERDMAAPRWLLTGPGPDAFNADDQPPVLKPVSQEITVRPRWEYQAPPYSLTVIRIRP; via the coding sequence ATGCGTTTCAAAGTCACCTTCTCCTGGATGGCCGGCCTGGCCGGGTTGTGCATCCTGGCCGGCCTCTTGCAGGCCCAGCCGGTGGCCTTGTCCATCAAGGCGGGCGAGGCCGGCAAGCCCATCAGCCCGGATCTTATTGGCGTCTTCTTTGAGGACTTGAATTACGCCGCCGATGGGGGCTTGTACGCCGAGCTGATCCAGAATCGCTCCTTTGAATATAGCCCCACCGAGCAGCCGGACTGGCATCCGTTGAAGTTCTGGGAGGTGATCAAACGCGGGGGCGGGGATGGGTCGGTGACCGTGGCGGAAATGCGGCCCATTCATGAGAACAACCCTCACTATGCCCTCCTCACCGTGCGGCGGCCGGGCGAGGGGGTGGGGCTGGCCAATGACGGTTTCGACGGCATCCCTGTGCAGGCGGGCGAAGGGTACGAAGCCTCGTTCTGGACCTATCAGGCCTTCATGGGGGAAATGTGGGGACGGGGGGACAACAACCGCCCCATGCCGGTGACGTTGCGGTTGGAGACCCGGCAGGGCGAGCTGCTGGCCGAGGCGAGTTTCCAGGTCAAAGGCCGGGAATGGCGGCGGTTGAATGCGTTGCTTAAACCCGCCCGCACGGTTCAGGATGCCCGCCTGGTCCTGCTGGCGCATGAGGCCGGGGGCATTGCCCTGGACATGATCTCGTTGTTTCCTCAGAAAACTTTCCGCAACCGCCCCAATGGCCTGCGCGCGGATTTGGCGCAGGCGGTGGCGGATTTGCAGCCCAAGTTCATGCGTTTCCCGGGAGGGTGCCTCGTTCATGGCGGCGGCGTGCATCGGTATTATAACTGGAAAGAAACCATCGGCCCCGTCGAGCAGCGCCGCGCCCGCCGCAATTTGTGGGGATACCATCAAACCATGGGCCTGGGCTATTTTGAGTACTTCCAATTTTGTGAGGACATTGGCGCCAAACCCCTGCCGGTGGTCAGCGCCGGGGTGTGCTGTCAACATGCCGGCAGCTCGCCCAATCGCGGCCAGGAAGGCCTCCCGCTGGAGGAAATGCCGGCGTACATCCAGGATGTGCTGGACCTGATTGAATGGGCCAACGGCCCCGCCACCTCGAAATGGGGGGCCAAACGGGCGGCTGCCGGTCATCCCGAGCCGTTTGGTTTGAAATACCTGGGCGTGGGTAATGAAGATGCCATCACCCCCATTTTCAAGGAGCGGTTCAAAATGATTTATGAGGCGGTAAAATCCAAATATCCCGAGATGGTGGTGATTGGCACTTCCGGGCCGTTTGCGGCAGGCCGTGATTTTGACGAGGGATGGGCCTTTGCCCGGGAGTTGAAACTGCCGATGGTGGACGAGCATTATTACGTGCCGCCCCAATGGTTCTGGGACAACCTGGCCCGTTACGACCGCTATGATCGCAACGGCCCGAAGGTGTATGTGGGGGAATATGCCGCCCACGACCGCGATCGCCGCCGCAATTCTCTGCGCTCAGCGCTGGCCGAGGCCGCCGGAATGACCGGCTTCGAGCGCAACGGGGACGTGGTGCAGTTTGCCTCCTACGCCCCCTTGTTTGCGCGCCGCGGGCATACGCAGTGGCATCCCGACATGATTTACTTCAACGGCACCCAGGTTTTTCTGACGCCCAATTATTACGTCCAGCAACTTTTCAGCCGCAACAACGGCGACCGGGCGCTCGACTTCGCTTTTCAGGGCGCGCGGCCGGCCATGATGGCAGTCTCCGCCGTCCGCGACAGCCGGACAGGCCACCTTGTGTTGAAGCTTGTCAATGGCGGGGAGTCGGCGGTGACCTTGAACATTGATTTCAACGGCCTGCCCGAGCGGGACATGGCGGCCCCCCGCTGGCTGCTCACCGGCCCCGGCCCCGATGCGTTTAATGCGGATGACCAGCCGCCGGTGCTCAAGCCGGTCTCGCAGGAAATTACGGTACGGCCGCGCTGGGAGTATCAGGCGCCGCCTTATTCTTTGACGGTGATCAGAATTCGTCCATAA
- a CDS encoding endo-1,4-beta-xylanase, with product MKKTIPWAVLAWAVSASVVLAQNRPEPAAPAAAPPTAAAPTKGLKDAFAGKFLIGAANDLRMISEAEQAHIKLHYNVLTPENCMKPQPLQPSENNFNWATADALVKWCVENQIKVWGHTLVWHAQTGRWFFEPGADGQPVTRELAMERLKKHIQTVVGRYKGRIIGWDVVNEAISDRGDGATENLRSSQWLQIIGPDFLTLAFKWAHEADPKAELYYNDYNIEQGALRGRGKHASSLLLLKRLKAEGAPIHGVGIQGHWSLTTNVEEVEKAIQNYAALGLKISISELDITATGDNTGAFPVRGRNEPISEEALKKQAEVYGRLFEVFLRHQKNISRVTFWGLSDRRSWRSWQRPLLFDAQLQPKPAFHAVMAVAEGKKINLSQP from the coding sequence ATGAAAAAAACAATTCCGTGGGCCGTCCTCGCCTGGGCGGTGAGCGCGAGTGTGGTTTTGGCGCAGAATCGTCCCGAACCGGCCGCTCCGGCAGCCGCGCCGCCGACGGCAGCCGCGCCCACCAAGGGGCTTAAAGACGCCTTTGCCGGCAAATTTCTTATCGGGGCCGCGAATGATCTGCGCATGATTTCCGAGGCCGAGCAGGCGCACATCAAGCTTCATTACAACGTGCTCACCCCGGAGAACTGCATGAAGCCGCAGCCCCTGCAACCCTCCGAAAACAATTTCAACTGGGCCACGGCGGATGCGCTGGTGAAATGGTGTGTGGAGAATCAGATCAAAGTCTGGGGCCATACCTTGGTATGGCATGCGCAGACCGGCCGCTGGTTTTTCGAGCCGGGCGCGGACGGCCAGCCGGTGACGCGCGAGCTGGCCATGGAGCGCCTCAAAAAGCACATCCAAACCGTGGTGGGACGATACAAGGGGCGCATCATTGGTTGGGACGTGGTGAACGAAGCCATTAGCGATCGGGGCGATGGCGCCACCGAAAACCTGCGCTCCTCTCAATGGCTGCAAATCATTGGCCCTGATTTTCTGACCCTGGCCTTCAAGTGGGCGCACGAGGCAGACCCCAAGGCGGAGCTGTATTATAATGATTACAACATCGAACAGGGCGCTTTGCGGGGCCGTGGCAAACATGCCAGCTCCCTGCTGCTGCTCAAACGGCTCAAGGCCGAAGGCGCGCCCATCCACGGCGTCGGCATTCAAGGGCATTGGAGTTTGACCACCAACGTCGAGGAAGTGGAAAAGGCCATTCAAAATTACGCCGCTTTGGGGTTGAAAATCAGCATCAGCGAGCTGGATATCACCGCCACCGGGGACAACACCGGGGCCTTCCCCGTGCGCGGGCGCAACGAGCCAATTTCCGAGGAGGCTCTGAAGAAGCAGGCGGAAGTGTATGGGCGGTTGTTCGAGGTTTTCCTGCGCCATCAGAAGAACATCTCCCGGGTGACCTTTTGGGGGCTTAGCGATCGTCGCTCCTGGCGGAGCTGGCAACGGCCGCTTTTGTTTGACGCCCAGCTTCAACCCAAACCGGCTTTCCATGCCGTGATGGCAGTGGCGGAGGGCAAGAAAATCAATCTGAGCCAACCCTAG